Below is a window of Caballeronia insecticola DNA.
AACGACATCGGGATGAACCATATCGTCACGATGAACACGCCGAAGCCCACGCACAGACCGCGCACGAGCGACGCCAGCACGTAAGCGAAAAACATTTCCCAATGCGCGATGGGCGGCAGCAGCACGAACACGAGATTGCCCGTGATCTTCGACTGGATCAGCGACGAAGAGCTGTTCGCGAACGCGTTCTGCAGCACGCTCATCATGACGAGGCCCGGTACGAGAAAGCTCGTATAGCCGACGCCCGGATACACCTCGACTCGCCCGGACAGCGCGTGACCGAAGATGGTCAGATACAGAAGCGCCGTCACGACCGGCGCGAGCACGGTCTGAAACGAGACCTTCCAGAAGCGCAGCAGCTCCTTGTAGAACAACGTCTGAAAACCGCTCATGAAAGTCCCTCGACCACATCAGGCTCGTTCATCACTTGCACGAACACGTCTTCGAGATCCGCTTTGCGCACTTCGATTTCATCGAACGTGCAGCCGGCCGCGCGGCATTTCGCGAGAATCGGCTCGACTTCGTCATAGCTCGCGAGACGCAGCAGATGCTGCGTGCCGGATACCGCGTGCGGATCGACTTCGAGCGCGCGCAGATCGGCGGGCAGCGGACCGTTTGCCAGCCGCAGATACAACTGCATGCCGGAGAAACGCTGCAGCAGCGTGCTCGTGCGCTCGAGCGCGACGACTTCGCCGCGGCGAAGCATGGCGAGCCGGTCGCACAGCGATTCGGCTTCTTCGAGATAGTGCGTCGTCAGCACGATCGTGTGGCCTTCCCGGTTCAGGCGCGAGATGAACTTCCAGAGCGTCTGACGCAGTTCGACGTCGACGCCCGCGGTGGGCTCGTCGAGCACGATGACGGGCGGCCGGTGCACGAGCGCCTGAGCCACGAGCACGCGGCGCTTCATCCCGCCCGACAGCGCGCGCGTGTTGACATCGGCCTTCTCGGTGAGATCGAGGTTCGCCATCACTTCGTCGATCCAGTCGTCGTTGCGGCGCAAGCCGAAATAGCCCGACTGGATGCGCAGCGACTCGCGCACGGTAAAGAAGGGATCGAACACCAGTTCCTGAGGCACGACGCCGAGCGCACGGCGCGCCGCGCGAAAGTCGCTGACGACGTCGTGCCCGCGCACGGTGATCGTGCCGCTGTCCGCGCGCGCCAGGCCCGCCAGAATGCTGATCAACGTCGTTTTGCCCGCGCCGTTCGGGCCGAGCAGGCCGAAGAACTCGCCCTCTTCCACTGTGAGGCTCACGCCTTTGAGCGCCTGGAGCTCCTTGTAGCGCTTCCTGACGTTTCGGATTTCTATGGCTGACATGGACAGTGCGCGCGCCTCACGCGGCGGCGCCTCGATTGTGCGGATGTTCGCTTGACGGACCCGGGCCCGGATAAAAAAGGGCCGGGCTATGGGCCCGAAAAAACGGTTGATTATAGGACAAAGCGGCTGGAGCCGACTTCGGAGCGATCCTGTTTGCGGCAGCAACGGAGCCGCCGCGCCTCACACAGAGTCAGTGCAGGATCAATGTCGGAAGGAGAGGAGCGTATCGACGCCGTAGGCTCGCGCGAGACTGACGAGCCCGGAAGGAAGATTTACGACACCCAGCGCGGCACCGCGCGCGGACGCGGCGCGCTGCCATGCGAGCAGCACGGCGAGCGCGGATGAATCGAACTGCGTGAGCGGCGCGCAATCGACTTCGGTCGCGCCCGCCGCGATGCGCGACAGACCCGCGTCGAGCGCGGCCTGCGCGCTCTCGTGGGTCAGCGATGCGGCCGTCTCGAAACGGCCGCCCGAGGCTTGCGTGCTCACGATGCCTTGCCGCTCGCGAGCTGCTGGTTACGCTGCGTCAGGAATTGCAGGAGACCGGCCACGCCGTTCTGCGAAATCTGCTCGTTGAACTGCTGCTGGTATGCCTGGATGAGCCATGCGCCGAGCACGTTGATGTCATACACGCGCCAGCCTTGAGCCGTCTTGTACAGGCGATAGTCGAGTTCCACGGGCGAGCCATTGTTCATCACGACCGAGCGGACGACGACATCCGTATCGTCCGGCGATGCGCGGAACGGCTTGTACTGAACCGTCTGGTTGCGCACTTGCGCGAGCGCGCCCGAGTACGTGCGGATCAGCAGCATCTTGAACTGCTCGACGATCTGCTTTTGCTGCTCCGGCGTCGCCGAATTCCAGTTGCGGCCCATCACGAGGCGCGTCGTGCGCGTGAAGTCCGTGTACGGCAGGATCTTCTGGTTGACGAGTTCGGTGATCTTGTTGATGTCGCCCGCCTGAATCTTCTGGTCAGACTTGATCTCGTCGAGAACTTGCTGCGTGACCGTCTTGATCAGTTGGTCCGGCGCGTTTGCATCGACGGTCTGTGCGGAGACACTGCCGCAGAACGCCACGAACATGGCGACGAGGGGAAGAAGGAACAGTTTTTTCATCGCAAACCCTGCAAAAGTAAATGGCTTCGGTTTGAGCGCGCCGCCTGAATCGAGTTCAGGCGGCACAGCGGCCAAAGCGTAAGAAATATCGTCAGATATGTTACCGCGCGTTAGGGAAAGCCCGCTCAACGCAAGCGGAACGAAGGGAAACCAGCCGGCGGAACGTACTGATTGCCTGGCACCGTGTCGCCGGTTCCGCTCGCGGGAGCGGGTGCCGCGGCCCTGCCCGATGCCGGCGCGACCGGCGCAGCGGTCGCCGATGCACCCACCGCCGGCGCAGCGCCTTCAGTATCGCCGTAGTTCGGCAACGGCGCCTCGTCGTAATCCGGCATGCTGCCTTCGCCGCCGGTAATCAGGAACTGGCGGCGTTGCAGATACGCGTTACGCACGAACGAATATTTGTCGAGCGCGGCGTCGGCGAGCACGTCGGTTGCGCCGAGCAGATTCGCGCGCACGTTGACCAGATTCACGCCGTACAGCGCCCAGCTCACGGAATCCGGGCTCACGTAAGTCAGCGGATTGCCCAAATAATCGACGACCAGCCCGCTCGTGTCGCGCATCGTGCTCGGGCCGAGCAGAGGCAGCACGAGATACGGCCCGGGCGGCACGCCATAGTGACCGAGCGTCAGGCCGAAATCGCCGGAATGCTTGGGCAGCTTCGCGATGGTCGCGACGTCGAACAGGCCGCCGACGCCGAACACCGTGTTGATGGCGACGCGCATGATGTCCGACACACCGTCCGCGATCTTGAGTTGCAGCAGGTTGTTCGCGGCGATGTACACGTCGCCGATATTCGAGAAGAAGTTGGTCACGCTGTTGCGCACCGGCTCCGGCACCGCCCAGACGTAACCCTGCGCGACCGGCTTGAACGCGTACTGATCGATCTTGTCGTTGATCGTGAACATCGTACGGTTGTAGCTCTCGAGCGGATCTCCCTTGGTCGGCGTCGTCACCGTCGCACAACCCGTGAGCGCCACTGCGCACGCGATCATCACGGCACGACGCATCGCCTTGGCCTGCATGTGGTTCTCCTTATTGAGCCGCGCCCGAGGCACCCGAAGCACCCATCGCGCTCGCCGCGCCCGGGAACGCCGGTGCGGCCGCGGGCGCCGCCGATTTCGACGCGCCCGAATCCGCCGCTTTGTTATACAGGAACTGGCCGATCAGGTTTTCGAGCACGACGGCCGATTGCGTCATCGTGATGGTGTCACCGTTCTTGAGCATTTGATCGTCGCCGCCCGGCTCGAGGCCGATGTACTGCTCGCCGAGCAGACCCGAAGTCAGAATCTTCGCGGACGAATCTTTCGGAAATTGATACTGCTTGTCGATATCGATAGTGACGACGGCCTGGTACGTATTGCCGTCGAAACCGATGCTGCCGACGCGCCCGACCGTCACGCCCGCGCTCTTGACCGGCGCGCGCGCCTTCAATCCGCCGATATTGTCGAACTTGAGTTTTACAGCGTAGGTTTGCTGGAACGACAGGGAACTCATGTTGCCCGCCTTCAGCGCAAGAAACAGCAGCGCTACGAAACCGAGCACCACGAACAGGCCCACCCAAAAGTCGAGAGCAGTCTTTTTCATCGTCTATCCAAAGAGAATCTTTTCGCAGATTGCGCGTGACGGTCTGTGCCCTTCACAACGCCCGCGCCGGATCCGGCGCCTGCGGCTGGTTCGTTAGCTGAACATCAGTGCGGTCAGCAGAAAATCGAGTCCGAGTACGGCGAGCGACGCATACACGACCGTTTTGGTCGTGGCGCGCGACACGCCTTCCGGGGTCGGTCGCGCCTCGTAGCCCTGGAACAACGCGATGAACGTCACCGCGAAGCCGAACACCACACTCTTGATGACGCCGTTGCCGACGTCGCGCCAGACGTCCACGCCGCCTTGCATCTGCGACCAGAACGCGCCCGGATCGACGCCGATCAGCATCACGCCCACGACATAGCCGCCGAGAATGCCGACCGCGCTAAAAATGGCCGCCAGCACCGGCATGGCGATGATGCCCGCCCACATGCGCGGCGCGACGACCACCTTGAGCGGATCGACGGCCATCATTTCCATGGCCGTGAGTTGCTCGCCGGCCTTCATCAGGCCGATTTCCGCGGTCAGCGACGTGCCCGCGCGCCCGGCGAACAGCAGCGCGGTCACGACCGGGCCGAGCTCGCGCACGAGCGACAAGGCCACCAGCAAGCCGAGCGCCTGTTCCGAGCCGTAGCGGCTCAGCGTGTAATAGCCCTGCAAACCCAGCACGAAGCCGACGAACAGCCCCGAAACGGCAATGATCACCAGCGAATAATTGCCGACGAAGTGGATCTGCTTCGTGACCAGGCGCGGGCGGCGCAAAAGCGCAAAGAATTCGAGCACGAGGCGCAGGAACATGCGCGTCGCGTAGCCTGCGGTGCCGAAACCGTCGAGCACCCAGCGTCCGAGCGCGCTGATCATGCCTGCCCTCCGATACCGAAATCCGCCGCGAGCGGCGTGCTCGCGTAATGAAATTTGAACGGGCCGTCCGGCGTGCCGTCGATGAACTGGCGCACGGTCGGGTCCTGCGACGCGCGCAACTGCGCAGGCGTGCCTTCGGCGTGAATGCCGCCGTTCGCGATGAAATAGACGTAATCCGCGATGGCGAACGATTCGGGCACGTCGTGCGTGACGAGAATCGAGGTGGCGCCGAGCGCGTCGTTGATCGTGCGAATCAGTTGCGCCGTGATGCCGAGCGAGATGGGATCGAGGCCGGCAAACGGCTCGTCGTACATCATGAGCTGGGGATCGAGCGCGATAGCGCGCGCGAGTGCGACGCGGCGTGCCATGCCGCCCGAAATCTCCGACGGCGCGAGATCGCGGGCGCCGCGCAGGCCGACCGCGTTGAGCTTCATCAGCACGAGATCGCGAATCAGCTCTTCCGGCAGATCGGTGTGCTCGCGCAGCGGAAACGCCACGTTTTCGAACACGGTCTGATCCGTGAATAGCGCGCCGAACTGGAACAGCATGCCCATTTTCCGGCGCAGCGCGTACAGGCCCGCGCGCGTCTGCGCGCCGACTTCCTGGTCGCCGAACAGCACTTTGCCGCGGCTCGCCTTCACGAGGCCGCCGATCAGGCGCAAGGTCGTGGTTTTGCCGCAGCCGGAGCCGCCCATGACCGCGACCACCTGCCCACGCTTGAAACGCATGTTCAGGTTCGACAGAACGAGCCGGTCGCCGTAGCCAAAATCGACGTCGCGTAGCTCCAGCAGGGTCTCGGAGGAAGCAGGCACTGGGTAAAAAATCCGTTGACGCAAGAGGCCGAATTATAGGGCTTGCGCGCAATCGGTGCTTTGCCTAGGCTGCAACCCTCCGATTTTTCGGACTTTTCATCGCTTACAGGCAAACATGTGTTGCAGCGTCGAGACGGCGGACGCCGTATCGGCCGCTTCGGTCACCGCGCGCACGACAGCCGCACTGCCGACGCGCGTCGCCAGCACGCCGGGCATCGCCTGAGCATCGATGCCGCCGATCGCAACCAGCGGCACGCGGCCCGACAGCAGCTGCACATAACGCGCGAGGCGCGCGAGGCCTTGCGGCTTCGTCGGCATGACTTTGGTTGTCGTCGGGAAGACGGCGCCCAGGGCGAGATAGCTCGGCCCGAAGTGCAGCGCGCGGAGCATCTCGTAATAGCCGTGCGTGGACAGCCCGAGACGCAGGCCGGCCTTCGCGATTGCGGCCAGATCCGCCGTCTGCACGTCTTCCTGGCCGAGATGCACGCCGTAAGCGCCCGCGGCCACGGCCTCGCGCCAGTGATCGTTGATGAACAACTGCGCATCGTGGCGCCGCCCGGCGTCGACCGAGCGGACGATTTCGCGCTTCAAATCGGCGGCGTCGGTGGTCTTGCGGCGCAGTTGCGCCGTGCGCACGCCGAGATCGAGCACGCGTTCGACCCACTCGGCGCTTGGCAGCACCGGATACAGGCCCAGCCGGTCCGGACATGCGGGAAATCCGCCCTCGGGCGCCGGCGGCAAATCCGCGACGCGCGGGAAGGTCGCGAAATCGACGGGCCACGCGTCGTCCTTGTTTTCATCGCCCGCGCGCCAGGCGAGCGCGAGCACGAGCGCGTCGTGCGGCTCGAAATTGCAGTCGAGGAACGCGGCGAGCGCGGCAAGCCAATCATCAGACCAATCGCCTTCGAGCACGAAACGCTCGTCGCCACGGCGCAGCGTCACGCGACGGCCGTCGGCATCGAGCACGGCCGCGCCGCTTTGCGCAAGCCGTTCCGTGTCGGCTTCGTGGGCTTCGTGCGCTTCGGTGAAGACGATCAGATCGTCCGCTTTCGGCGCTTCCGGCGCGGTCAGGCAGATGCGCCAGCGCGTCGCGGCGGCGGGCCATTCGCCGAGCCGCGCGCGAATCCGCTCGGCGACTTCGACCAGTTCGTCCGCCGGCGGCCAGAAAACTTCGCGATTCAGCAAGCTCACGCCGCACCTCCGTCCTGATGCCAGAACGGCATGCCGACGACCGGCGTGCTCGCCTGCGCGCTGTCGCGCTCGGCCATCGGTCCAGCGAGGAATGCCGTGCGTCCCGCCTCGACGCCGAGCGCGAACGCCCGCGCCATTTGCGGCGGAAAAGTCGCCTGCGACACGGCCGTGTTCAGCAACACGCCGTCGAAGCCCCACTCCATCACCTGACACGCGTGCGACGGCACGCCGAGACCGGCATCGACGATCAGCGGCACGTCCGGCAAACGCTCGCGCAACGTGCGCAGCCCGTACGGATTGGTGACGCCCTTGCCCGTGCCGATCGGCGCGCCCCACGGCATCAGCGCCTCGCAGCCGGCATCGAGCAGACGTCGCCCGATCACCAGATCTTCGGTGCAATACGGCAGCACCTTGAAGCCGTCGCGGATCAGTTTCGCCGCCGCTTCGACGAGCCCGATCGGATCGGGCTGGAGCGTGTAGTCGTCGCCGATCAGTTCGAGCTTGATCCACGGCGTCTCGAACACCTCGCGCGCCATGTGGGCCGTGGTCAGCACTTCATCGACGCTCTGGCAGCCGGCCGTATTCGGCAGCAGCGCGACGCCGTGACGTTTGAGCACGTCGAAGAAACCGGCCTCGCCGGTCTCCGATTGCCGGCGAAGCGCGACGGTGACCATGCCGGGACGTGCGGCGTCGATGGAGTCGGACAGCGATTGCAACGACGGATAGCGCGACGTCCCGAGCAGCACGCGGCTCGGAAACGCCTGGCCGTAGAGCGTGAGCGAATCGGCGGTGGATGGTGTCATGGTTCGATCCTTCGGTTCGGAATTCAGCCGCCCGCGACGGGCGACACGACGTCGAGCTTGTCGCCGGCGGCGAGCGACTTCGTCGCGTGTTCGCCGCGCGCGACGAACTGCCCGTTCAACGCGACCGCGAACGGCGGTTTCGCGCCGAACGCGGCGAGCGCCTCGGTGACGGTAGCCGCTTCGGGCAAATCGAAGCTGCGCTGATTGATGTGGATGTTCATGGCTTCGTCTCTTATCTATCTAGTGCTATTTAGTGCGAGAGCGCGGCCGCGGCGGTGCGCTGCGCGTGTCCGTCGTGCAGCAGTTCCGGCCAGCGCGCGGCGCGGCGGAAGTCGCCGAATGTGTCGGCGTTGGCGACATCGCCGGAAATGAGCGCCTCGGCTACGCGGCACGCGCTATCCGCGACTTCGGGCGCGATCATGAAGCCGTGCCGGTACAAGCCGTTCACGCGCACAGTCCGCGCCCCGTCCCAGACGATTGCCGGGCGATGATCCGGCAAGGTCGGACGGCAATGCGAATTGAGCTCCAGGATGCGCGCCTCGCCGAAGCCCGGATGCACCGCGAACGCGGCGCTCAGCAATTCGAGCGCGGAGCGCACGGAGACGGGCGACATGTCTTCGCCTTCCACTTCGGTCGCGCCGATCACGTACAGATCGTTTTCCTTGGGCGCGATATAGAGCGGATAGCGCGGATGCAGCAGCCGCACAGGCCGCGAAAGCCCGATGCCCGGCGCATGCACGCGCGCGACTTCGCCGCGAATGCCGCGCAGCGCGGGCCACGCCGGCTTGCCGCCGAGCCCGCGGCAATCGATGATCCAGCGGGCGTCGCGGGTGGATTCAGGCGTCGCGTCGACGGGCGTATTCCAGTGCGTGCGCACGCCGCGCGCGGCGAGTCCGGCCGCGAGCGCGC
It encodes the following:
- a CDS encoding ABC transporter permease, with amino-acid sequence MSGFQTLFYKELLRFWKVSFQTVLAPVVTALLYLTIFGHALSGRVEVYPGVGYTSFLVPGLVMMSVLQNAFANSSSSLIQSKITGNLVFVLLPPIAHWEMFFAYVLASLVRGLCVGFGVFIVTIWFIPMSFSAPFYIIAFAILGSGILGTLGLIAGIWADKFDQLAAFQNFLIMPLTFLSGVFYSTHTLPPLWRAVSHLNPFFYMIDGFRYGFFGLSDVNPLVSLCIVGGFLAVLALIAVRLLASGYKLRH
- a CDS encoding ABC transporter ATP-binding protein, producing the protein MSAIEIRNVRKRYKELQALKGVSLTVEEGEFFGLLGPNGAGKTTLISILAGLARADSGTITVRGHDVVSDFRAARRALGVVPQELVFDPFFTVRESLRIQSGYFGLRRNDDWIDEVMANLDLTEKADVNTRALSGGMKRRVLVAQALVHRPPVIVLDEPTAGVDVELRQTLWKFISRLNREGHTIVLTTHYLEEAESLCDRLAMLRRGEVVALERTSTLLQRFSGMQLYLRLANGPLPADLRALEVDPHAVSGTQHLLRLASYDEVEPILAKCRAAGCTFDEIEVRKADLEDVFVQVMNEPDVVEGLS
- a CDS encoding STAS domain-containing protein, which translates into the protein MSTQASGGRFETAASLTHESAQAALDAGLSRIAAGATEVDCAPLTQFDSSALAVLLAWQRAASARGAALGVVNLPSGLVSLARAYGVDTLLSFRH
- a CDS encoding MlaC/ttg2D family ABC transporter substrate-binding protein, producing the protein MKKLFLLPLVAMFVAFCGSVSAQTVDANAPDQLIKTVTQQVLDEIKSDQKIQAGDINKITELVNQKILPYTDFTRTTRLVMGRNWNSATPEQQKQIVEQFKMLLIRTYSGALAQVRNQTVQYKPFRASPDDTDVVVRSVVMNNGSPVELDYRLYKTAQGWRVYDINVLGAWLIQAYQQQFNEQISQNGVAGLLQFLTQRNQQLASGKAS
- a CDS encoding MlaA family lipoprotein, which codes for MQAKAMRRAVMIACAVALTGCATVTTPTKGDPLESYNRTMFTINDKIDQYAFKPVAQGYVWAVPEPVRNSVTNFFSNIGDVYIAANNLLQLKIADGVSDIMRVAINTVFGVGGLFDVATIAKLPKHSGDFGLTLGHYGVPPGPYLVLPLLGPSTMRDTSGLVVDYLGNPLTYVSPDSVSWALYGVNLVNVRANLLGATDVLADAALDKYSFVRNAYLQRRQFLITGGEGSMPDYDEAPLPNYGDTEGAAPAVGASATAAPVAPASGRAAAPAPASGTGDTVPGNQYVPPAGFPSFRLR
- the mlaD gene encoding outer membrane lipid asymmetry maintenance protein MlaD — protein: MKKTALDFWVGLFVVLGFVALLFLALKAGNMSSLSFQQTYAVKLKFDNIGGLKARAPVKSAGVTVGRVGSIGFDGNTYQAVVTIDIDKQYQFPKDSSAKILTSGLLGEQYIGLEPGGDDQMLKNGDTITMTQSAVVLENLIGQFLYNKAADSGASKSAAPAAAPAFPGAASAMGASGASGAAQ
- the mlaE gene encoding lipid asymmetry maintenance ABC transporter permease subunit MlaE; amino-acid sequence: MISALGRWVLDGFGTAGYATRMFLRLVLEFFALLRRPRLVTKQIHFVGNYSLVIIAVSGLFVGFVLGLQGYYTLSRYGSEQALGLLVALSLVRELGPVVTALLFAGRAGTSLTAEIGLMKAGEQLTAMEMMAVDPLKVVVAPRMWAGIIAMPVLAAIFSAVGILGGYVVGVMLIGVDPGAFWSQMQGGVDVWRDVGNGVIKSVVFGFAVTFIALFQGYEARPTPEGVSRATTKTVVYASLAVLGLDFLLTALMFS
- a CDS encoding ABC transporter ATP-binding protein — protein: MPASSETLLELRDVDFGYGDRLVLSNLNMRFKRGQVVAVMGGSGCGKTTTLRLIGGLVKASRGKVLFGDQEVGAQTRAGLYALRRKMGMLFQFGALFTDQTVFENVAFPLREHTDLPEELIRDLVLMKLNAVGLRGARDLAPSEISGGMARRVALARAIALDPQLMMYDEPFAGLDPISLGITAQLIRTINDALGATSILVTHDVPESFAIADYVYFIANGGIHAEGTPAQLRASQDPTVRQFIDGTPDGPFKFHYASTPLAADFGIGGQA
- the thiE gene encoding thiamine phosphate synthase; translation: MSLLNREVFWPPADELVEVAERIRARLGEWPAAATRWRICLTAPEAPKADDLIVFTEAHEAHEADTERLAQSGAAVLDADGRRVTLRRGDERFVLEGDWSDDWLAALAAFLDCNFEPHDALVLALAWRAGDENKDDAWPVDFATFPRVADLPPAPEGGFPACPDRLGLYPVLPSAEWVERVLDLGVRTAQLRRKTTDAADLKREIVRSVDAGRRHDAQLFINDHWREAVAAGAYGVHLGQEDVQTADLAAIAKAGLRLGLSTHGYYEMLRALHFGPSYLALGAVFPTTTKVMPTKPQGLARLARYVQLLSGRVPLVAIGGIDAQAMPGVLATRVGSAAVVRAVTEAADTASAVSTLQHMFACKR
- a CDS encoding thiazole synthase, with amino-acid sequence MTPSTADSLTLYGQAFPSRVLLGTSRYPSLQSLSDSIDAARPGMVTVALRRQSETGEAGFFDVLKRHGVALLPNTAGCQSVDEVLTTAHMAREVFETPWIKLELIGDDYTLQPDPIGLVEAAAKLIRDGFKVLPYCTEDLVIGRRLLDAGCEALMPWGAPIGTGKGVTNPYGLRTLRERLPDVPLIVDAGLGVPSHACQVMEWGFDGVLLNTAVSQATFPPQMARAFALGVEAGRTAFLAGPMAERDSAQASTPVVGMPFWHQDGGAA
- the thiS gene encoding sulfur carrier protein ThiS, with translation MNIHINQRSFDLPEAATVTEALAAFGAKPPFAVALNGQFVARGEHATKSLAAGDKLDVVSPVAGG
- a CDS encoding FAD-dependent oxidoreductase, which gives rise to MNGIDQNATRRADFAVVGGGLVGRLVAWQLAGAGHRVELFERGDALGTQSAAWVAAAMLAPLAEAASAEPLVVGLGAASLEQWPRLIAQLPEPVFFQRNGTLVVWHGADRAEAPLFERRLRANSPADLLDGGFVKLAGAQLTQAEPALGARFAQGWLLPNEGQLDNRQALGALAAGLAARGVRTHWNTPVDATPESTRDARWIIDCRGLGGKPAWPALRGIRGEVARVHAPGIGLSRPVRLLHPRYPLYIAPKENDLYVIGATEVEGEDMSPVSVRSALELLSAAFAVHPGFGEARILELNSHCRPTLPDHRPAIVWDGARTVRVNGLYRHGFMIAPEVADSACRVAEALISGDVANADTFGDFRRAARWPELLHDGHAQRTAAAALSH